A region from the Musa acuminata AAA Group cultivar baxijiao chromosome BXJ1-10, Cavendish_Baxijiao_AAA, whole genome shotgun sequence genome encodes:
- the LOC135595509 gene encoding cytochrome P450 94C1-like codes for MVTADHLALVFFSFAVGFALFSMLLLLLRKRRWCTCHVCRAYLSSSWAAEFDNLCDWHAHLLRESPTGTIHVHVLGSTITANPTNVEYMLKTRFDNFPKGKGFSALLGDLLGDGIFNVDGDSWRFQRKMASLALGSISVRSYALGIVSSEISRKLLPLLSSVADRRDGVVDLQDVFRRFAFDTICKISFGLDRSCLERSMPMSEFAAAFDAASKLLARRGMATASMLWKLKRLFNVGSERKLRRAIRKINMLAEDIIRQRRRLGFTSGHDLLSRFMCLVDDDDKFLRDIVISFLLAGRDAVASGLTSFFLLLSQNPCTAAAMRDEIAGVIKDGNEDTVNYEQLKEMHYVHAVLYESLRLFPPVQFDSKFCLEDDVLPDGTFVSKNTRVTYHPYAMGRMESIWGPDCREFKPDRWLRGGVFTPANLFNYPVFQAGQRVCLGKELALEEMKAVVVSVVSKFDVEVLQGAQPLKFDVGLTATINGGVSARVSRRS; via the coding sequence ATGGTGACGGCGGACCACCTCGCTCTCGTCTTCTTCTCCTTTGCCGTGGGCTTCGCGCTGTTCTCgatgctgttgctgttgctgcggAAGCGGCGGTGGTGCACCTGCCATGTGTGCAGGGCCTACCTGAGCTCGTCGTGGGCCGCCGAGTTCGACAACCTCTGCGACTGGCACGCGCACCTCCTCCGGGAGTCACCCACCGGCACCATCCACGTCCACGTCCTGGGGAGCACCATCACCGCCAATCCGACCAACGTCGAGTACATGCTCAAGACCCGGTTCGACAACTTTCCCAAGGGAAAGGGTTTCTCGGCCCTCCTCGGTGACCTCCTCGGCGATGGCATCTTCAACGTCGATGGTGACTCGTGGAGGTTCCAGCGCAAGATGGCGAGCCTTGCGCTCGGCAGCATCTCCGTGCGTTCGTACGCGCTGGGGATTGTTTCCAGCGAGATCAGCCGAAAACTTCTTCCGCTGCTGTCGTCGGTGGCCGACAGACGAGACGGCGTCGTGGACCTCCAAGATGTGTTCCGCAGATTCGCATTCGACACCATATGCAAGATCTCCTTTGGGCTGGACAGGAGCTGTCTCGAGCGGTCGATGCCCATGTCGGAGTTTGCGGCCGCCTTCGACGCCGCTTCAAAGCTGTTGGCGCGGCGGGGGATGGCGACGGCGTCGATGCTTTGGAAGCTGAAGCGGTTGTTCAACGTCGGATCTGAGAGGAAGCTGAGGCGGGCGATCCGGAAGATCAACATGCTGGCAGAGGATATCATACGGCAACGCCGGAGGCTGGGTTTCACATCCGGCCACGACCTCCTCTCTCGTTTCATGTGCTTGGTGGACGACGACGACAAGTTCCTCCGCGATATAGTCATCAGCTTCCTCTTGGCCGGCCGAGACGCAGTCGCCTCCGGCCTCACCAGCTTCTTCCTGCTCCTGTCGCAGAATCCATGCACCGCGGCGGCGATGCGCGACGAGATAGCCGGCGTGATAAAGGACGGGAACGAGGACACGGTGAACTACGAGCAGCTGAAGGAGATGCACTACGTGCATGCGGTGCTCTACGAGAGCCTGCGCCTCTTCCCGCCGGTACAGTTCGACTCAAAGTTCTGCCTCGAGGACGACGTGCTCCCGGACGGCACCTTCGTGAGCAAGAACACGAGGGTGACGTACCACCCGTACGCCATGGGGCGGATGGAGAGCATATGGGGGCCCGACTGCAGGGAGTTCAAGCCGGATCGGTGGCTCCGCGGCGGGGTGTTTACGCCGGCGAACCTATTCAACTACCCGGTGTTCCAGGCCGGGCAGAGGGTGTGCCTCGGCAAGGAGCTAGCGCTGGAGGAGATGAAGGCTGTGGTCGTCTCCGTCGTCAGTAAGTTCGACGTCGAGGTGCTTCAGGGTGCCCAGCCGCTGAAGTTCGACGTCGGGCTCACGGCTACCATCAACGGAGGCGTGTCCGCTCGGGTGAGCCGGCGATCGTAG
- the LOC135595511 gene encoding copper transport protein ATX1-like, whose amino-acid sequence MTETVVLKVGMSCEGCVGAVKRVLTKMEGVESFNVDLKEQKVTVKGNVKPEVLLQTVSKTGKNTSFWDAEPETKEAIA is encoded by the exons ATGACTGAG ACTGTTGTCCTCAAGGTTGGTATGTCATGTGAAGGATGCGTTGGAGCTGTTAAAAGGGTTCTAACCAAAATGGA AGGCGTCGAGTCCTTCAACGTTGATCTGAAAGAGCAAAAAGTGACTGTGAAAGGCAACGTGAAACCTGAAGTTCTTCTTCAAACTGTctcaaaaacaggcaaaaacactTCCTTTTGGGATGCCGAACCTGAAACCAAGGAGGCTATTGCATGA
- the LOC135595510 gene encoding large ribosomal subunit protein P2A-like has translation MKVIAAYLLAVLGGNISPTTGDVKGILESVGADVVDEKIELLLSQVGGKDLTELIATGREKFASVPCGGGIAVAVAAPAGGSGGGVAASAAAEPKKEEKVVEKEESDEDMGFSLFD, from the exons ATGAAGGTCATCGCTGCCTATTTACTTGCAGTTCTTGGTGGAAACATTAGTCCGACAACTGGTGATGTAAAGGGTATTCTAGAATCAG TTGGTGCTGATGTTGTTGATGAAAAGATTGAGCTTCTCTTGTCTCAAGTCGGGGGTAAAGACTTGACTGAACTTATTGCTACTGGGAGAGAGAAGTTTGCCTCGGTGCCTTGCGGTGGTGGTATTGCTGTTGCAGTTGCTGCTCCTGCTGGAGGTAGTGGTGGTGGTGTTGCAGCCTCTGCAGCTGCTGAGCCAAAGAAGGAGGAAAAAGTAGTAGAGAAGGAAGAATCAGATGAG GACATGGGCTTCAGTTTGTTCGACTAA
- the LOC135595512 gene encoding serine/threonine-protein kinase D6PKL2-like — MPDDLADDLQSMSFGSSDRSGSSALSTLSGSLSSSSSSLSGAIPKPRPTGDPVLDATHRVKSSSAPPVGGGSVLSMSDLRFVKRLGSGDIGSVYLAELKSAGSEGLLLAAKVMDKKELEGRSKEGRARTEREILEAVDHPFLPRLYACADSDRWSCLLTEFCPGGDLHVLRQRQPFKRFDEAAVRFYASEVVVALEYVHMMGIIYRDLKPENVLVRADGHIMLTDFDLSLKCDSASRTAAQIVSDQNPLPLPPQSSAAVAGEFSSAACILPSCIVPAVSCFHPPRRRRKKKPGRRGPCLEFVAEPVDLRSMSFVGTHEYLAPEIVSGEGHGSAVDWWTLGVFVFELLYGATPFKGPDNELTLANIVARALEFPKDPAVSASARNLIAGLLVKDPERRLGSTMGAAAIKRHSFFNGVNWALLRCAPPPYVPPPFSVSGLSRDASDDSCPGTPVEYY; from the exons ATGCCGGACGATCTGGCGGACGACCTCCAGAGCATGAGCTTCGGCTCGTCGGACCGCTCCGGCTCCTCCGCCCTGTCCACCCTCTCcggctccctctcctcctcctcctcctccctgtcCGGCGCCATCCCCAAGCCCCGCCCCACCGGCGACCCCGTCCTCGACGCGACCCACCGGGTGAAGTCCTCGTCGGCTCCTCCCGTCGGCGGGGGCAGCGTCCTGTCGATGTCCGATCTCCGGTTCGTGAAGCGGCTGGGCAGCGGGGACATCGGGAGCGTGTACCTGGCGGAGCTCAAGTCCGCCGGGTCGGAGGGGCTACTGCTGGCGGCCAAGGTGATGGACAAGAAGGAGCTGGAGGGCCGGAGCAAGGAGGGCCGGGCCCGGACGGAGCGGGAGATCCTGGAGGCCGTCGACCACCCTTTCCTCCCTCGCCTCTACGCCTGCGCCGACAGCGACCGCTGGTCCTGCCTCCTCACCGAGTTCTGCCCCGGCGGCGACCTCCACGTCCTCCGCCAGCGCCAGCCCTTCAAGCGCTTCGACGAGGCCGCCGTCAG GTTCTACGCGTCGGAGGTGGTGGTGGCGCTGGAGTACGTCCACATGATGGGCATCATCTACAGGGACCTCAAGCCCGAGAACGTCCTCGTGCGCGCCGATGGCCACATCATGCTCACCGACTTCGACCTCTCCCTCAAGTGCGACTCCGCCAGCCGCACCGCCGCGCAGATCGTCTCCGACCAGAACCCGCTCCCTCTCCCGCCCCAGTCTTCTGCCGCTGTCGCGGGCGAGTTCTCTTCCGCCGCCTGCATCCTCCCGAGCTGCATCGTCCCTGCGGTCTCCTGCTTCCACCCGCCTCGGCGCAGGCGCAAGAAGAAGCCCGGGCGACGGGGGCCGTGCCTCGAGTTCGTGGCCGAGCCCGTGGACCTCCGGTCCATGTCCTTCGTGGGCACACACGAGTACCTCGCACCGGAGATCGTCTCGGGGGAGGGACACGGCAGTGCGGTGGACTGGTGGACCCTCGGCGTCTTCGTCTTCGAGCTCCTCTACGGCGCGACGCCGTTCAAGGGCCCCGACAACGAGCTGACGCTGGCCAACATCGTGGCTCGGGCGCTCGAGTTTCCCAAGGACCCGGCGGTATCAGCGTCGGCGAGGAATCTCATCGCAGGGCTGCTGGTGAAGGAcccggagcggcggctgggatccACCATGGGCGCGGCAGCCATCAAGCGCCACTCTTTCTTCAACGGGGTAAACTGGGCGCTTCTACGCTGCGCGCCGCCACCCTACGTGCCGCCACCATTCAGCGTCAGCGGCCTCAGCCGGGACGCTTCCGACGACAGCTGTCCGGGCACGCCGGTGGAGTACTACTAA
- the LOC135595513 gene encoding uncharacterized protein LOC135595513, whose protein sequence is MAPSLPVNGRAYGRLHAAALSRFGASKAQVGLAKIIAIISVSPPPHPEPEAAHHGDGDPEAAGGRKTPEEDSGFGVDLRLRLGPPHEIGGGSAAGDGPPSDGVVVDTSWPVESGGDVHTAGKTSETVPAAAESQHSLSPAVSVACGGDALTVAKSSEGECDPEGEHGGESHEEIAEGDAKVEVFAEQEGTKGTEGAEAGTTTVTTTTVTTTSSTSSRGRGRGSDGCLDLLLEAVRQVSGDAFEDHMPGAEKVQPAAVTASTAEASHSPPSRTRRPAGGAGAKKRRDAEEWWIPLDLYEEETAPIVRSKRGRSQALPLRYRDSVLDPWGKPPALTRNGRAPRP, encoded by the coding sequence ATGGCTCCGTCGCTTCCTGTCAACGGCCGAGCGTACGGGCGACTCCACGCCGCCGCTTTGTCTCGCTTCGGCGCCTCCAAAGCCCAAGTCGGCTTGGCCAAGATCATAGCCATCATCTCCGTTTCCCCTCCTCCCCATCCTGAGCCCGAAGCCGCCCACCACGGCGATGGCGATCCTGAGGCGGCGGGTGGGAGGAAGACGCCTGAGGAAGATTCGGGCTTCGGCGTCGATTTGAGGCTCAGGCTGGGCCCTCCGCACGAGATCGGAGGTGGGTCGGCCGCGGGAGATGGCCCCCCGTCCGACGGCGTCGTTGTGGATACTTCTTGGCCGGTGGAGTCCGGCGGCGACGTGCACACCGCAGGGAAGACCTCCGAAACTGTCCCGGCGGCTGCAGAGTCTCAGCACTCGTTGTCGCCAGCGGTGTCCGTCGCCTGCGGCGGTGATGCTTTGACTGTAGCAAAGAGCTCGGAGGGCGAATGCGATCCGGAAGGGGAGCACGGCGGAGAGAGCCATGAGGAGATTGCAGAAGGCGACGCCAAGGTGGAGGTCTTCGCAGAACAAGAAGGAACGAAGGGAACGGAAGGAGCGGAAGCGGGGACCACCACGGTTACGACGACCACCGTCACCACTACCAGCAGCACCAGCAGCAGAGGAAGAGGGCGCGGCAGCGATGGTTGCTTGGACTTGCTACTGGAGGCAGTCAGGCAGGTGTCCGGCGACGCCTTTGAGGATCACATGCCAGGGGCAGAGAAGGTCCAACCTGCGGCAGTGACGGCGTCGACGGCGGAGGCATCGCATTCGCCGCCTAGCAGGACGAGGCGGCCAGCTGGCGGCGCCGGGGCGAAGAAGCGGAGAGATGCAGAGGAGTGGTGGATCCCGCTCGATCTCTACGAGGAGGAGACGGCCCCGATCGTGCGGTCGAAGCGGGGAAGGAGCCAGGCGCTGCCGTTGAGGTACCGCGACTCCGTTCTCGATCCGTGGGGGAAGCCGCCCGCCCTCACGCGCAACGGTCGGGCGCCGCGGCCGTGA
- the LOC135595514 gene encoding uncharacterized protein LOC135595514: MASSSPVNRPAHPLPAALPPVGASKAQAALAKIIAIISTVPPRLPEADALRHGGDPEAAGRTTTPAGQLGFGVDLKLRLGLATEIRGGSAEGDGPTEQSGVVDAPASAEPCRNVRAVEEVAPVGVSGAAAERSLSPAVSVAGGGDALASEKSSEGECDPQEENGGESRNEAAEDDAEEKASAEQKETDGSGGAEAGTTTTTAVATSSSSSRGRRSDGCLDLLLEAVRQVSGGLFDDDGPEAEKVEATAASEEAPAPSEMTAKRSAVDDGGGKKRRETDEWWIPLDLYEEETAPIVRSKRGRSQALPSRYRDSILDPWRKPPALSRNSTGRRGHERAPAATR; the protein is encoded by the coding sequence ATGGCTTCGTCGTCTCCTGTCAACCGCCCAGCCCACCCCCTCCCCGCCGCTTTGCCTCCCGTCGGCGCGTCGAAAGCACAAGCTGCCTTGGCCAAGATCATAGCCATCATCTCCACCGTTCCTCCTCGCCTTCCCGAGGCAGACGCCCTCCGCCATGGCGGCGATCCCGAGGCGGCGGGTCGGACGACGACGCCCGCGGGGCAGCTTGGTTTCGGCGTCGATCTGAAGCTCAGGTTGGGCCTGGCGACGGAGATTAGAGGAGGATCGGCCGAGGGAGATGGCCCCACGGAGCAGAGTGGCGTCGTGGACGCCCCCGCGTCGGCGGAGCCCTGCCGCAACGTGCGGGCCGTGGAGGAGGTGGCCCCCGTAGGAGTGTCGGGAGCGGCGGCCGAGCGCTCGTTGTCGCCCGCGGTGTCCGTCGCTGGCGGCGGCGACGCTTTGGCTTCTGAGAAGAGCTCGGAGGGCGAATGCGATCCCCAGGAGGAGAACGGAGGAGAGAGCCGCAACGAGGCCGCAGAAGACGACGCCGAGGAAAAGGCTTCTGCAGAACAAAAGGAAACGGACGGAAGCGGCGGAGCGGAAGCGGGGACCACTACCACCACCGCTGTcgccaccagcagcagcagcagcagaggccGCAGAAGCGACGGTTGCTTGGACTTGCTCCTGGAGGCCGTCCGGCAGGTCTCGGGCGGCCTCTTCGACGACGACGGGCCGGAAGCAGAGAAGGTCGAGGCTACCGCGGCCTCGGAGGAGGCGCCCGCGCCGTCCGAGATGACGGCGAAGAGGTCCGCGGTCGACGACGGCGGGGGGAAGAAGCGGAGGGAGACGGACGAGTGGTGGATACCGCTGGATCTCTACGAGGAAGAGACAGCCCCGATCGTGCGGTCGAAGCGGGGGAGGAGCCAGGCGCTGCCGTCGAGGTACCGCGACTCGATCCTCGACCCATGGAGGAAGCCGCCCGCGCTCTCCCGCAACTCAACCGGGCGTCGCGGTCACGAAAGGGCACCGGCCGCCACCCGGTGA
- the LOC135595515 gene encoding arogenate dehydratase/prephenate dehydratase 6, chloroplastic-like has product MAAVLATATTGHKSIPLTVPSAKQTRWSPIRRCVYRPEASRLFHGAVGSNRADWQSACAILSSKAATVSQQPPQHHDASGDAGHHLGPVVNDHDSYSAAAAAAAAGLDFMPVQLPQPLTIADLSPAPKHGFQLRVAYQGVPGAYSEAAAAKAYPSCEAIPCDQFEVAFQAVEFWVADRAVLPVENSLGGSIHRNYDLLLRHRVHIVGEVQLPVHLCLLALPGVRKEELTRVMSHPQALSECEHTLTALGLNVARDAFDDTAGAAEYVVANGLQDTAAIASARAAELYGLEVLADGIQDDQGNMTRFVMLAREPVVPRADRPFKTSIVFVARHREGTSVLSKVLLAFAIRDIGLTKIESRPHRQRPIRMEDEAGNGSGGGGVAGTAKHFEYVFYVDFQASLAEPRAQNALAEVKEFSSFLRVLGSYPMDMTPT; this is encoded by the coding sequence ATGGCGGCTGTCCTGGCTACTGCCACCACGGGCCATAAGTCGATACCTCTGACTGTCCCCAGCGCCAAACAGACACGCTGGAGCCCCATCAGACGGTGCGTCTACCGGCCGGAGGCCTCCCGTTTATTCCACGGGGCCGTCGGGTCCAACCGTGCCGACTGGCAGAGCGCCTGCGCCATCCTTTCGAGCAAGGCCGCCACCGTCTCCCAGCAGCCGCCACAGCACCACGATGCTAGCGGCGATGCAGGCCACCACCTGGGCCCCGTCGTGAACGACCACGACTCCTactctgccgccgccgccgccgccgccgccggcctcGACTTTATGCCCGTCCAGCTCCCGCAGCCGCTCACTATTGCCGACCTGTCCCCGGCCCCGAAACACGGGTTCCAGCTCCGGGTGGCGTACCAGGGCGTCCCCGGGGCCTACAGCGAGGCGGCCGCCGCCAAGGCCTACCCCAGCTGCGAGGCCATCCCCTGCGACCAGTTCGAGGTGGCCTTCCAGGCCGTCGAATTCTGGGTCGCCGATCGGGCCGTCCTCCCTGTGGAGAACTCCCTGGGTGGCAGCATCCATCGGAACTACGACCTTCTCCTCCGCCACCGCGTTCACATCGTCGGCGAGGTCCAGCTCCCCGTCCATCTCTGCCTCCTGGCCCTCCCGGGCGTCCGCAAGGAGGAGCTGACCCGGGTCATGAGCCACCCACAGGCCCTCTCCGAGTGCGAGCACACCTTGACGGCGTTGGGCCTCAACGTAGCACGCGATGCCTTCGACGACACGGCCGGGGCCGCCGAGTACGTGGTGGCGAACGGGCTGCAGGACACGGCAGCCATTGCGTCGGCGCGGGCGGCCGAGCTTTACGGGCTGGAGGTGCTGGCGGACGGGATCCAGGACGACCAAGGAAACATGACGCGGTTCGTGATGCTGGCGCGGGAGCCCGTCGTGCCCCGGGCGGACCGGCCGTTCAAGACGAGCATCGTGTTTGTGGCCCGCCACCGGGAGGGCACGTCCGTGCTCTCCAAGGTGCTATTGGCGTTCGCCATCCGCGACATCGGCCTGACCAAGATCGAGAGCCGGCCGCACCGGCAGCGCCCCATCCGGATGGAAGACGAGGCCGGCAACGGCAGCGGAGGCGGCGGTGTCGCAGGCACGGCCAAGCACTTCGAGTATGTCTTCTACGTGGACTTCCAGGCGTCTCTTGCGGAGCCGCGGGCGCAGAACGCCCTCGCCGAAGTAAAGGAGTTCAGTTCCTTCCTCCGCGTCCTCGGCAGCTACCCAATGGACATGACACCCACATGA